In Phlebotomus papatasi isolate M1 chromosome 1, Ppap_2.1, whole genome shotgun sequence, the following proteins share a genomic window:
- the LOC129798403 gene encoding vacuolar protein sorting-associated protein 51 homolog, with translation MSDQAGDPLNMDCSNFDADRYLERLLKDYSLKQIMDTEANIVKDTQTLHSDMQTLVYENYNKFISATDTIRKMKTDFKKMETEMNLLASNMNSITAFSEQITGTLQDTRQQLSKLSGKHSLLKRLQFLSTLPAKMKTLIEEENYVQAVQDYAHAQKVLEQYGSQPSFQGIQEDYLAIVREMKERLKGDFQAAGQSAQCLTRTGELLLQLGEKPSDLAKEMLQSANQRLHEQIVMLQDQTDRDMIEFVDLGLDGFLKDLNLVVSSYKDMFLTKLIEQERDDFTEIATEDLNQFVQKNMDKYMILVQDRVEAEMGRGDSQVMLRALDRLHRRLLAMGNLCRSIDMSKTGIEIVINAAHQLCKSHFRTLKEHFGDRMSSVRLALVTRSDTTTPSFSELISNLYFSTVEKVKGVLQDLLVFLQPEWSFNLKSNYKGSLCVDGIRENLLVAFIHHIIEIMMSFCSVNSSSPPNLLLVLSKTCLEMDQVGIHSLMSLVDDLYEIESENSATLTHESELCAEMRDAAQALLDTYVRMQGLNISQMLRKSVETRDWLNCLEPRSVRAVMKRVVEELNSIEGILTGLYDSGTRTAASSDSSRKTHFSLSATKQTFRSNWSTYTPSQLESSFASNIHRLFTERIEIFSSVEFSKVSIVTGIIKISLKTLLECVRLRTFSKFGLQQIQVDAHYLQMNLWKFVSDENLVHFLLDEILGSAVHRCLEPILMEPNAVEIICERS, from the exons ATGAGTGATCAAGCTGGTGATCCTTTAAACATGGACTGTTCTAATTTTGATGCAGACCGATATTTAGAGAGACTTCTCAAG gattattCCTTGAAGCAAATTATGGATACTGAAGCAAATATTGTAAAAGATACACAGACATTACACAGCGATATGCAGACGCTAGTGTATGAAAACTATAATAAGTTTATTTCGGCTACGGACACAATTCGAAAGATGAAAACTGATTTTAAGAAAATGGAGACAGAAATGAATCTTTTGGCTTCTAATATGAACTCTATTACGGCCTTTAGTGAGCAGATTACGGGAACACTTCAAGATACTAGACAACAATTGAGTAAATTGTCGGGAAAACATTCATTGCTTAAGCGATTGCAATTTTTATCGACACTTCCGGCAAAGATGAAGACATTGATTGAGGAAGAGAATTATGTACAGGCTGTGCAAGATTATGCTCATGCTCAGAAAGTATTGGAACAATATGGAAGTCAGCCGTCATTTCAGGGAATACAGGAGGATTATTTGGCTATTGTGAGAGAGATGAAAGAGCGTCTTAAGGGAGATTTCCAAGCAGCTGGACAGAGTGCACAGTGTCTGACAAGAACCGGAGAACTATTGTTGCAACTTGGTGAAAAACCTAGTGATCTTGCCAAAGAAATGCTCCAGAGTGCTAATCAAAGATTGCATGAGCAGATTGTAATGCTTCAGGATCAAACGGATCGAGATATGATAGAATTTGTGGATTTGGGACTAGATGGATTTCTCAAAGATTTAAATTTGGTCGTTAGTTCATACAAGGATATGTTCCTGACAAAACTTATTGAACAGGAACGTGATGACTTTACCGAAATAGCTACAGAAGATCTCAATCAGTTTGTCCAAAAGAATATGGATAAGTATATGATTCTGGTGCAAGATCGTGTAGAGGCAGAAATGGGTCGGGGAGATTCTCAAGTGATGCTCAGGGCCCTGGATAGGCTACATCGACGACTCCTGGCAATGGGAAATCTTTGCAGATCAATTGATATGTCTAAGACGGGAATAGAAATTGTCATCAATGCTGCCCATCAACTGTGTAAATCGCATTTTAGGACGCTTAAAGAACATTTTGGAGACCGAATGAGCTCTGTTAGATTGGCATTGGTCACGAGGAGTGATACAACAACACCAAGCTTCAGTGAACTCATATCTAATCTGTATTTTTCCACTGTTGAGAAAGTTAAGGGGGTACTGCAGGATCTACTGGTATTCCTCCAACCAGAATGGTCTTTTAATCTCAAAAGCAACTACAAGGGATCACTGTGCGTCGATGGGATCCGAGAGAATCTTCTGGTTGCTTTCATTCATCACATAATTGAAATTATGATGTCCTTCTGCAGTGTCAATTCGTCATCACCGCCCAATCTTTTGTTGGTCCTTTCTAAAACCTGCTTGGAGATGGATCAGGTTGGTATTCATTCCCTAATGTCTCTTGTAGATGACCTGTATGAGATTGAGTCTGAAAACAGTGCAACACTGACACATGAAAGTGAGTTATGTGCCGAAATGAGGGATGCTGCTCAAGCTCTGTTGGACACCTATGTCCGAATGCAGGGTCTCAATATATCGCAGATGCTGAGGAAAAGTGTGGAGACCCGAGATTGGCTCAATTGTTTGGAACCTCGATCTGTGAGGGCAGTAATGAAGCGTGTGGTGGAAGAATTGAATTCTATTGAAGGAATTCTCACGGGATTGTATGATTCTGGCACGAGAACAGCTGCCTCCAGTGATTCCAGTCGCAAGACCCATTTCAGTCTTTCAGCCACAAAACAAACTTTTCGTTCTAATTGGTCCACATACACTCCATCACAGCTTGAAAGTAGTTTTGCATCCAACATACATCGTCTCTTTACTGAAAGAATTGAGATATTCAGCTCTGTGGAATTCTCGAAGGTGTCTATTGTGACGGGGATTATCAAGATAAGTCTCAAGACACTTCTTGAGTGTGTGAGATTAAGAACGTTTAGCAAATTTGGCCTGCAGCAGATTCAAGTTGATGCCCACTATTTGCAGATGAATCTTTGGAAGTTTGTCTCGGACGAAAA TTTGGTTCACTTTCTCCTGGATGAAATTTTGGGATCAGCTGTGCACCGTTGTCTAGAGCCAATTCTAATGGAACCGAATGCCGTTGAAATAATTTGTGAGCGAAGTTAA
- the LOC129798410 gene encoding putative OPA3-like protein CG13603: MVVGAFPAAKLGVLLLKQISKPIANYMKNQAKKSPFFRQYICMPPAQLYNWWEVKAKMWSMDLGKPTTIQPLNEAMAIELGANLLGEVILFAIGAGLLILEYTRQVQKENKNQETMLQEKLELNLKLQELQLQAERQDAQIRELMRILADVESRTWLPKKPFKKSETSPILKTMENRRNLREFETENVRGKCSQLPLYPSIVHRALELVEKEVFSGDDIEDEETQKLGRISQALVHLRYQ; the protein is encoded by the exons ATGGTTGTCGGTGCCTTTCCTGCGGCTAAGCTTGGTGTTCTTCTCCTTAAACAAATTAGCAAACCCATTGCAAATTATATGAAGAACCAAGCCAAAAAGAGCCCCTTTTTCAGACAGTATATTTGCATGCCTCCGGCTCAAT TGTACAACTGGTGGGAAGTCAAAGCAAAGATGTGGTCTATGGACTTAGGGAAACCAACAACAATTCAACCTTTAAATGAAGCAATGGCCATTGAACTAGGAGCAAATCTTTTAGGTGAGGTCATCCTTTTTGCAATTGGCGCCGgtcttttgattttagaatataccag gcAAGTTCAGAAGGAGAATAAAAATCAAGAAACTATGCTGCAGGAAAAATTGGAGCTGAACCTAAAATTGCAGGAATTGCAATTGCAGGCTGAGAGACAAGATGCCCAAATTCGTGAACTAATGAGAATCCTAGCTGATGTCGAATCACGAACGTGGCTACCCAAGAAACCATTTAAAAAGTCAGAAACTTCTCCGATTCTTAAGACCATGGAGAACCGAAGAAATCTCCGGGAATTTGAAACAGAGAATGTGAGAGGAAAATGTTCCCAATTGCCTCTTTATCCATCGATTGTTCACAGAGCTCTAGAATTGGTTGAAAAGGAAGTGTTTTCAGGAGACGATATTGAAGATGAGGAGACTCAAAAGTTAGGACGAATTTCCCAAGCTCTTGTCCATTTGAGATACCAATAG